Below is a genomic region from Vibrio cortegadensis.
CCAATCTATACTTACAAATGAGTGCTTGGTGTGAAGACAAAGGTTTCGAAGGTGCAGCCGAATTTTTACGAGCTCACGCAGTCGAAGAAATGGAACACATGCAACGCCTTTTTACTTATGTAAGTGAAACAGGTTCAATGCCAATTTTAGGTGCAATTGAAGCTCCACAGCATGAATTTGAGAGCCTAGGTGACGTGTTCCGTGAAACGTATCAACATGAGCAGATGATTACGACACAAATCAATAAGCTTGCTCATGAAGCGTTTACTAACCAAGACTACTCAACGTTTAACTTCTTACAGTGGTATGTGTCTGAACAGCACGAAGAAGAGAAGTTATTTAAAGGGATTTTGGATAAGCTAGAGTTGGTTGGTGAAGATGGTAAAGCATTATTCTTTATCGACAAAGACCTAGCGATGATGGCAAAAGAAGGTTCATCTTCTATTATGGATACCCCTGCTGCGTAACATCACAGCAAAAAAGATATGATTTGATTATCTTTTTCTCAGGGCATCGTAGAAGATGTAGGGAGGAAAAGATGATCAATGGAGATACCATCCTATTCGCACTTATGGTTGTAACCATGGTGAATGGTGCGCGCTATTTAACCGCTTTACGAGCATTGATTTATATCATGCGTGAAGCTCACCCATTACTTTATCAGCAAGTTGACGGCGGTGGTTTCTTTACCACTCACGGCAATGTCACCAAGCAAGTTCGTCTATTTCATTACCTGAAAAGTAAAGAGTATCACCATCATCACGATCCTGTTTTTACAGGTAAGTGCGACCGTGTTCGTTCACTGTTTATTTTATCCATGTCGTTATTGGGTGTGACACTGCTCGCCGCATTTATGGTGTAAAGTAGACGAGAAACAATGGCTTTCCTCTGTTTGCCTTGAGCGTAAGCGGGCGATGATTATTATCAATATCACGTTAAATCGTGAGATCGACTCTGCGCCTTGAGGTGAGAGCCTGAACTGGTTAAACTAGCGACGAATTCAGCAAGGATGTGCACTCAGCACATCCTTTTTTATTGGTGAAAATTCATATTGTGAAATATGAAAATGGTGTAAGTGAAATGAGCGAAAAATTTGATGTCGTGATTATTGGTGCTGGAGCGGCGGGTTTAATGTGTGCCGCAGAAGCAGGGAAACGTGGTCGACGTGTTCTTGTGGTCGATAATGCCAAAAAACCGGGACGTAAAATACTGATCTCGGGCGGCGGTCGTTGTAATTTCACCAACTATGACGTTACTGCTCATCATTACTTATGCCAGAACCGACACTTTGTTAAATCGGCACTGTCTCAGTATTCTCACTGGGATTTTATTTCGATGATCTGCAAGCACGGCATTGAGTTTGAAGAACGAGATCATGGGCAGTTATTCTGCTTAGACTCAGCAAAAGAGATCGTCACCATGCTGCTCGAAGAGTGCAAACTTCCGAACGTTGAGCAGCGTTACCGTTGTGATGTGCATATGATTGAGAAAAAAGAGAGCGGTTACCTGCTGCAAGTTAATGATGAAACCATTGAGTGTGAGTCTCTTGTGGTAGCGACTGGTGGCCTATCGATGCCGAAGCTAGGCGCAACTCCGTTCGGTTATAAAATTGCTGAACAGTTTGGTTTACCTATCATTCCAACCACCGCAGGTTTAGTTCCTTTTACTTTGCACAAGCAAGATAAAGAAGATTTTGCTGAGCTATCTGGGATTGCGATTCCAGCGGAGATCACCGCAGAAGATGGTACGTTATTTAAAGAAGCACTTCTGTTTACTCACCGTGGTTTATCTGGTCCGGCCGTGTTACAAATTTCATCGTTCTGGCGCGCAGGCCAAAAGGTGACGATTAACCTTGTACCAGAATCTGATGTCAGTGAACTGCTAGCCAATGCACGTGAGAAGCACCCTAATCAAAGCCTAAAAAATACCTTAGCGCGAGTGTTACCAAAGCGTCTTGTGGAAGTATTGATTGAGCGTAAAGAACTAACGGATAAGCCTCTTAAGCAGTTTAATGCCAAAGAGTTGCAAGCGATTACCGATCACCTAGAAAATTGGCAGATCGCTCCGAATGGAACGGAAGGGTATAGAACGGCAGAAGTGACACTCGGTGGCGTGGATACTGACTATTTATCATCGAAGACAATGGAATGTAAAAATCATAAAGGCTTGTTCTTCATCGGCGAAGTGATGGACGTAACAGGTTGGCTTGGTGGGTACAACTTCCAATGGTGCTGGTCGAGCGGTTTTGTCGCAGGCCAGTGGGCGTAAGTGTATAAGTAGCTAGTTGAGCAGATTCGATTGAATTTGATCAAACATATATAATTAACTTTAAACACAATAACCTCCCTCCTAATCGCCAAATCTATCCTATATTAAAGGATGATAATGAGCCAAAGGAGTGAGCTTTATGAGACAAGACGCTTTAATTAGCCGCATTAACGAACTGCCTCGTATTGAAAGCGTGCTGCAAGAACTTTTGGAGATGGTGAACCAAGAGAACGTAGATTTTGGTGAGCTGTCTAAAAAAATGTCGATGGAGCAAGTGCTCAGCGCTCGCTTGCTACGCATGGCAAACTCCGCTCATTTTGGTGGTAGTAAATCCGTTGCAACCATCAATGATGCCATTATTCGAGTGGGCAGTGGGGCCGTTCGGACGTTGGTCTCATCATCCATTTTATCCAGTGCTTTTCCAAAAATAGAGACCTTAAATGTAAAAGATTATTGGTCGAATACGTTTGAAATATCGATGATTGCCAGCAAACTTGCCCCCAAGGTTGGGTTGGATCCCAATGAGGCCTTCACAACGGGAGTGCTACACAATATCGGTGAATTAATGATCCACTCACTGGTGCCAGAGCAAGCGGTTGAAATCACGAAGCGCGTTGATGAAGGTGAAAACCCCTTACAAGTTCAGCGTGATGTCCTCTCTACCGATGCCCCCGAATTAGGTGCCAAACTGGCGAATGCATGGAAATTCCCTCCAGAAATGGCGGATGCCATTGCCAATGTTAACCAGCCCGGAAAAGCGGAAGTCTCTAAAAAATTAGCCTGCTTATTGTACTTAGCACGAGATATTCATAAGCGTTGGGATTCCCTGCCAAGTGAAAAAAATAAAGTCCATTTTTTGACAACCCATCCAGCAGCGAAAGCGTTATCTATCGCTCCTGCGACCGTAGCCGTCATTGATGAAGTGAGAGGGAAGGGCAGCGAGTTAGCATTTGAGCTCTTTAGCTAGTTGTAGCTCCTTGCCTTCATTAAGCGCGTAAGTTAGGCGCATTTCAGCTGTGTAATAGGTTCGGCTCTATTGTCTTTGATTGAATGGAAAAAACCGACATCAATATATCTATTGATGTCGGTTTTTATGATCGGTGGGCAAGGTATGTGGTGGTGCGTTACTTATCTTTTTCAGCTATTGATTTGAACTTCAGTTGTTGTATGACCAAGCCCGTCACAATCAACAATAAACCAATCATCGTCGAAGGGTGGATCTCTTCACCAATGATATAAGCCAATAGCATGAGGGAGATAAACGGTGACGCGAATATGAGATTACTGATACGCGCGGTGTTTTCGGTCAGTTTTAAGGCCGTTAGCCATAAAACGAAGGTGATGCCCATTTCAAATAGCCCGACATAAGTGACAGATAACCAACCCTTAGTGCTGATCAAACTCCATGTTGCACCTTCATAAATACTCAAGCCGACAGCAAACGGTAGCGCGACTAAAAAGCCGAGCAGCACACCAATAACGGGATCGGCTTTATTCTTCGCATTTAAGATCCAATATCCCGCCCATAACAAGGTAGAGAGTAGCGCCAACCCAACCCCTAGTGGGCTATCAAACTCTAAGCCTAAAATATCGCCTTTCGTCGCAATCACGACAACGCCAGCATAACCAAAAACACAGGCGGCCCAATCTTGCTTACGAATCTTCTGGCCTAAAAATACGGCGGCCATGAGGGTGAGGGTGATCGCCCAACTGTAATTTAAAGGCTGGGCTTGAGAGGCGGGCAATAAGTCATAAGCTTTAAATAAGATTAGGTAGTAAGCCAAAGGGTTAATAAGCCCAAGCAGTAAGTAGTACCAAGGGTTAGCCAAGAAGGTGTTCGCAATTTGAGACGATTTACCCTGCGCGATGCAGATGATAGAGAGCGCAATCGCAGAGACAAAGCTCGCCACCGTTAACATTTGAATAGGCGTAAATTCAGCCAAAGTCAGCTTAAATGCAGTTGCAACGGTTGACCAAAGCAGTACCGCAGCAAGCCCGAAACCAATGGCTCGACGTTCGTTCATGATTTCTCGTGGTTGGTGTTAAAGGAAGAGTGTGGCTAGTTTATAGACTAAATAAACCACAACAAACTGGACATTTATCCAGTATCAAAATACCATTTAATGAGCATCTCATTTATAGGCTAAATCTTTATCATGCAATGGATTCTTGAGTACCAATCTCTTCTTATTAGCGGCATTGTAAGCGCGATCATCAGTGGTGGCACATTCGGCTGGTGGGCCAAGCAGAAAGCGCAATTTCAAATACAATTACTGATGCAGCAGCTTGAATCCGATAAGCAGCTATATCAGTCTCAAGTTCAGCCGTTGCAAGATGCTCTGAACCAAGCGCAAGCCGAGTTAGATGAGTTGGACAATGAACGAGACAAATCCGCCTTTGAATTAAAACAAGCCCACGGCAAGCTGATGGCGGCCATTGAAAAGCTGCGTTATTTTGAGGCCGTCAAGCAAGAGCGCCAGCAGTATGCGGATGAATTGAACCAAGTGAAGGAACTTAAATCTCAGCTTGAAGCTCAACTGCGAGAGCAAGACGCTCGACATGCACAAGAAAATGTATCGAATCGTGAAAAACTTCAGCTGCTAGAAAATGCAGAAGCTCGTTTAAAGACCGAGTTTGAACACTTAGCCAGCCAGATGTTCGATGCGAAGACTGCCAAAGTTGATCAGCAGAATAAGCAAAGCTTAGAGGGGCTGCTGTCGCCGTTGAAAGATCAGTTAGAAGGCTTCAAAAAACAAGTTAACGACAGCTTTGGTCAAGAAGCCAAAGAGCGCCATACCTTAGTGCATGAGCTAAAAAATCTACAACGTTTGAATGAGAGCATGACGCGTGAAGCCGTGAACCTTACTCAAGCGCTAAAAGGGGATAACAAGCAGCAAGGTAACTGGGGAGAAGTGGTGCTTGCGCGTGTGCTTGCGGAGTCTGGTTTGCGAGAAGGTCATGAATACCACACACAAGTGAACTTGCAAAACGAAGCAGGAAAACGTTATCAGCCTGATGTGATCGTTTATCTTCCACAAGAAAAGCAGGTGGTGGTGGATTCAAAAATGGCATTAGTCGCTTTTGAGCGTTACTTCAATGCGGAAAATGATACTCAGCGTGATCAAGCATTGAGTGATCACTTGGTCGCCTTGCGTGCTCATATCAAAGGCTTAAGTCAGAAGGATTATCATCAATTAAAAGGCATTCAAAGCTTGGATTATGTGTTGATGTTCATTCCGGTTGAACCTGCATTCCAAGTCGCCATTCAAGCGGATCCTAGCTTGGTGAAAGACGCCATGGAGCAGAACATTATCTTAGTTAGCCCAACCACTCTGCTGGTGGCACTCCGAACGATTGACAATTTGTGGCGTAATGACAGACAGAACCAAAATGCACAGGTTATCGCAGACAGAGCAAGCAAGTTGTACGACAAATTACGTCTTTTTGTCGATGATATGGAAGGATTAGGAGGCGCGTTGGATAAAGCGAATCAAAGCTATCAAGGGGCGATGAATAAATTAGCGACAGGGCGAGGTAATGCTATTCGTCAGGCGGAAAGCTTTAAGCAACTGGGAGTCGAAGTCAAAAGGCCAATCTCCCCGAGCTTAGCTGAATTAGCACAAACCGATGCACTTCTTGAGACAAATGAATCATAACTGGCGTCACCCTTCTTGTGCTTGATGCATTATTGGAATTGGTATTAAGCAGAGGATAAAGTACACTAAT
It encodes:
- the rmuC gene encoding DNA recombination protein RmuC; this encodes MQWILEYQSLLISGIVSAIISGGTFGWWAKQKAQFQIQLLMQQLESDKQLYQSQVQPLQDALNQAQAELDELDNERDKSAFELKQAHGKLMAAIEKLRYFEAVKQERQQYADELNQVKELKSQLEAQLREQDARHAQENVSNREKLQLLENAEARLKTEFEHLASQMFDAKTAKVDQQNKQSLEGLLSPLKDQLEGFKKQVNDSFGQEAKERHTLVHELKNLQRLNESMTREAVNLTQALKGDNKQQGNWGEVVLARVLAESGLREGHEYHTQVNLQNEAGKRYQPDVIVYLPQEKQVVVDSKMALVAFERYFNAENDTQRDQALSDHLVALRAHIKGLSQKDYHQLKGIQSLDYVLMFIPVEPAFQVAIQADPSLVKDAMEQNIILVSPTTLLVALRTIDNLWRNDRQNQNAQVIADRASKLYDKLRLFVDDMEGLGGALDKANQSYQGAMNKLATGRGNAIRQAESFKQLGVEVKRPISPSLAELAQTDALLETNES
- the ftnA gene encoding non-heme ferritin is translated as MLSANMVEKLNEQINLEFFSSNLYLQMSAWCEDKGFEGAAEFLRAHAVEEMEHMQRLFTYVSETGSMPILGAIEAPQHEFESLGDVFRETYQHEQMITTQINKLAHEAFTNQDYSTFNFLQWYVSEQHEEEKLFKGILDKLELVGEDGKALFFIDKDLAMMAKEGSSSIMDTPAA
- a CDS encoding HDOD domain-containing protein, with the translated sequence MRQDALISRINELPRIESVLQELLEMVNQENVDFGELSKKMSMEQVLSARLLRMANSAHFGGSKSVATINDAIIRVGSGAVRTLVSSSILSSAFPKIETLNVKDYWSNTFEISMIASKLAPKVGLDPNEAFTTGVLHNIGELMIHSLVPEQAVEITKRVDEGENPLQVQRDVLSTDAPELGAKLANAWKFPPEMADAIANVNQPGKAEVSKKLACLLYLARDIHKRWDSLPSEKNKVHFLTTHPAAKALSIAPATVAVIDEVRGKGSELAFELFS
- a CDS encoding BaiN/RdsA family NAD(P)/FAD-dependent oxidoreductase, giving the protein MSEKFDVVIIGAGAAGLMCAAEAGKRGRRVLVVDNAKKPGRKILISGGGRCNFTNYDVTAHHYLCQNRHFVKSALSQYSHWDFISMICKHGIEFEERDHGQLFCLDSAKEIVTMLLEECKLPNVEQRYRCDVHMIEKKESGYLLQVNDETIECESLVVATGGLSMPKLGATPFGYKIAEQFGLPIIPTTAGLVPFTLHKQDKEDFAELSGIAIPAEITAEDGTLFKEALLFTHRGLSGPAVLQISSFWRAGQKVTINLVPESDVSELLANAREKHPNQSLKNTLARVLPKRLVEVLIERKELTDKPLKQFNAKELQAITDHLENWQIAPNGTEGYRTAEVTLGGVDTDYLSSKTMECKNHKGLFFIGEVMDVTGWLGGYNFQWCWSSGFVAGQWA
- the uspB gene encoding universal stress protein UspB; protein product: MINGDTILFALMVVTMVNGARYLTALRALIYIMREAHPLLYQQVDGGGFFTTHGNVTKQVRLFHYLKSKEYHHHHDPVFTGKCDRVRSLFILSMSLLGVTLLAAFMV
- a CDS encoding DMT family transporter, translating into MNERRAIGFGLAAVLLWSTVATAFKLTLAEFTPIQMLTVASFVSAIALSIICIAQGKSSQIANTFLANPWYYLLLGLINPLAYYLILFKAYDLLPASQAQPLNYSWAITLTLMAAVFLGQKIRKQDWAACVFGYAGVVVIATKGDILGLEFDSPLGVGLALLSTLLWAGYWILNAKNKADPVIGVLLGFLVALPFAVGLSIYEGATWSLISTKGWLSVTYVGLFEMGITFVLWLTALKLTENTARISNLIFASPFISLMLLAYIIGEEIHPSTMIGLLLIVTGLVIQQLKFKSIAEKDK